A window of the bacterium genome harbors these coding sequences:
- a CDS encoding type II toxin-antitoxin system death-on-curing family toxin produces the protein MAIKFIPLQLVPLLHSDLVTRFGGSPAIRDRNSLEYALSQPKAKFDGKYVHQTIFAKAAAYGFHIARNLPYVDGNRRLALVLMDIFLQLNGRNLAAPEQDAYAIMMKLSAGRLSKSELAAWLKSNCTHIK, from the coding sequence ATGGCAATCAAATTTATTCCCTTGCAGCTCGTTCCTCTGTTGCATTCGGATCTGGTCACGCGATTCGGCGGATCTCCAGCTATTCGGGACCGCAATTCACTTGAATATGCACTTTCCCAACCGAAGGCCAAATTTGACGGGAAATACGTGCATCAAACAATTTTTGCAAAAGCAGCCGCCTACGGATTCCACATCGCACGCAATCTTCCTTATGTGGATGGGAACAGAAGACTGGCCCTTGTTTTAATGGACATTTTTCTGCAACTGAACGGACGGAATCTCGCGGCGCCCGAACAGGATGCTTACGCGATCATGATGAAGCTTTCCGCGGGACGTCTCTCAAAATCCGAGCTGGCCGCCTGGCTGAAAAGCAACTGCACACACATCAAGTGA
- a CDS encoding class I SAM-dependent methyltransferase → MTDKNVKFEGNIPEFYDRHLGPVIFEPYAGDLAQRVAAVVPDGPVLETACGTGILTRQLRAKLLNTAQIISTDLNQAMIDQAFAKPGLASEVEWKQADASALPFSDRVFAAVVCQFGMMFLPDKSLAIREAERVLKDGGLFAFNVWDSHAENPFGRIADEAVTVFFDYDPPNFYKIPFGFSDAEMWINLLKENGFGKIEVNKVSMEARSDSAESFATGLVRGNPVNTAIQERGLQFDPIISAVTEALVRIGGDRPFTCPMQALVFTARANTP, encoded by the coding sequence ATGACAGACAAAAACGTCAAGTTTGAAGGAAACATTCCTGAATTCTATGACCGTCATTTGGGACCGGTCATTTTTGAACCGTATGCCGGGGATCTGGCGCAGCGTGTTGCTGCTGTCGTTCCAGATGGGCCGGTTCTAGAGACTGCGTGCGGGACAGGAATTCTGACGCGGCAGCTTCGCGCAAAACTCCTGAACACCGCGCAGATCATCTCTACCGATTTGAATCAGGCCATGATCGATCAAGCATTCGCGAAACCAGGCCTCGCTTCTGAAGTCGAATGGAAACAGGCGGATGCGTCAGCTCTTCCTTTTTCAGACCGGGTCTTTGCCGCTGTTGTATGCCAGTTTGGAATGATGTTTCTTCCAGATAAGTCGCTTGCCATTCGTGAGGCTGAACGAGTCCTGAAAGATGGCGGTTTGTTTGCATTCAATGTATGGGACAGCCACGCAGAAAATCCATTTGGCAGAATTGCTGACGAAGCGGTAACAGTGTTTTTCGATTACGATCCACCCAACTTCTACAAGATTCCCTTCGGTTTCTCTGATGCGGAAATGTGGATCAACTTGCTGAAGGAAAACGGATTCGGGAAGATTGAAGTGAATAAGGTTTCGATGGAAGCCAGGAGCGATTCTGCGGAATCATTTGCAACAGGTTTGGTTCGCGGCAACCCTGTGAACACCGCCATTCAAGAACGCGGATTGCAGTTTGATCCCATTATTTCAGCCGTCACAGAGGCTCTTGTTCGAATTGGTGGAGATCGTCCTTTTACATGCCCGATGCAGGCTCTGGTCTTTACGGCGAGGGCGAATACTCCTTGA
- a CDS encoding DUF4382 domain-containing protein — translation MKLVLVVLTLTLFFAACSSNDVDDPTGSRRGNLRVFLTDQPVDLKEVWVTITDIEVHKTGGAWINFASSADSIDLLTLEGRQTLLEAAPLEEGKYTGIRFFVSEGHIIDANDERCELKVPSGKIHIPVNFDIEAGNETSILLDFDAEKSVHVVKTGKNTSCNLRPVIHPVSVNGSED, via the coding sequence TTTAGTAGTCCTAACATTGACACTGTTTTTTGCAGCCTGCTCCAGCAACGACGTTGACGATCCGACCGGCAGCAGGCGTGGAAATCTCCGGGTGTTTCTAACGGATCAACCTGTGGACTTAAAGGAAGTCTGGGTTACGATTACAGATATCGAAGTTCACAAAACAGGTGGAGCATGGATAAACTTTGCTAGCTCGGCTGACTCGATTGATCTGCTTACCTTAGAAGGCAGACAAACGCTGCTGGAAGCTGCTCCACTGGAGGAAGGGAAATACACCGGGATCCGCTTTTTCGTTTCTGAGGGTCATATCATTGATGCAAACGATGAACGTTGCGAGCTGAAAGTGCCAAGCGGTAAGATTCACATTCCTGTCAACTTCGACATTGAGGCAGGGAACGAGACCAGCATTCTTCTGGATTTCGATGCTGAAAAATCCGTTCATGTTGTCAAAACAGGAAAGAATACCAGTTGCAATTTGCGTCCCGTAATCCATCCGGTTTCCGTAAACGGTTCGGAGGATTAA
- a CDS encoding AbrB/MazE/SpoVT family DNA-binding domain-containing protein, with product MLKTKLRRVGNSFSVTLPKSIVEDLHLVEGEDLNIIQTTEGILMSPYDVEFNDWIKAYEKSNSKFRYALKKLTV from the coding sequence ATGCTCAAAACGAAACTTCGTAGAGTCGGCAACAGTTTTAGCGTCACTCTTCCCAAAAGTATTGTGGAGGATCTCCATCTGGTCGAAGGAGAAGACTTAAACATCATTCAAACCACAGAAGGAATTCTGATGAGTCCCTACGACGTGGAATTCAACGATTGGATCAAAGCTTACGAGAAATCAAACAGCAAATTTAGATACGCATTAAAAAAACTTACCGTGTAA
- a CDS encoding L,D-transpeptidase, with protein MTDRRISAVVVFIFVFCNLCIAEDPPILVKLSSNLKLQILLDRSGYSPGEIDGRFGVNTRKALSAFQKFNNLKPTGKPDSLTLKLLDRSPEQPLLKYHAILERDVAGPFIPKFPKDLQAQTKLARMEYTSVIELLSESFHVNPVVLRKWNPRAKFKVNEKIIVPSITSLDDMFHSYTDVGDVTVFVSKKNSDLFVRNDEGEVIMYAPVTQGDNLAPLPLGKWEVVKIEDYPYFHYNPKLFSRPNKKHKGGLIPPGPNNPVGIVWIDLSLDHYGLHGTSAPEKVGHTASNGCIRLTNWDVFRLSTMVEPGTEVHFIK; from the coding sequence ATGACTGATCGAAGGATTAGCGCCGTCGTCGTTTTCATTTTTGTGTTTTGCAATCTTTGCATTGCAGAAGACCCTCCCATTCTTGTGAAGCTTTCCTCCAATCTGAAACTTCAGATCCTGCTGGACAGGTCCGGTTATTCGCCAGGAGAGATCGATGGGCGGTTTGGAGTCAATACAAGAAAAGCACTGTCTGCGTTTCAGAAGTTCAACAATTTGAAGCCGACTGGAAAACCGGACAGCTTGACTCTAAAACTTTTAGATCGAAGTCCGGAACAACCGCTGCTCAAGTATCACGCGATCCTGGAGCGGGACGTTGCGGGTCCGTTCATACCGAAGTTTCCAAAAGATTTGCAGGCACAAACCAAGCTGGCCCGGATGGAATATACATCGGTGATTGAACTGCTCAGCGAATCGTTTCATGTGAACCCGGTTGTTCTACGTAAGTGGAATCCGCGCGCGAAGTTCAAGGTCAACGAGAAAATTATTGTTCCCAGTATTACTTCGCTCGATGATATGTTCCACAGCTACACGGATGTCGGGGATGTTACCGTGTTTGTTTCAAAAAAGAATTCGGACCTTTTCGTGCGCAATGATGAGGGAGAAGTAATCATGTACGCTCCTGTCACACAGGGGGACAATCTCGCGCCACTTCCTTTGGGCAAATGGGAAGTTGTCAAAATTGAAGACTATCCATATTTCCATTACAATCCCAAACTTTTTTCGCGGCCGAACAAGAAACACAAAGGTGGTTTGATTCCACCCGGGCCAAACAATCCCGTAGGCATTGTCTGGATCGATCTAAGTCTGGATCATTACGGCTTGCATGGAACTTCTGCGCCTGAGAAGGTGGGGCATACTGCATCCAATGGTTGCATCCGATTGACGAACTGGGATGTTTTCCGGCTTTCGACGATGGTGGAGCCGGGAACCGAAGTCCACTTTATAAAGTGA